ACCCACGGTTGTATCTTTACTAGTCAAGTTCCTCACAGATTTACAATTGACATTCTCAGAACAAACAGCCTGTGATTCTTCTAGATATTCTAGGCACATTTTCTGGATGctataagttttttttttttctggtggcaATATTCTCCACAGTCTATGAAAAATGGACTATCTGATGGTGCTTGATTATTCTTTCTTTAATGAGATCTCCACAAAAATCAGCACAAAGAAACACATTCCCCCCCTTCTCCCCACTTCTAAAAATTGCACATTAATAGTTCAGTGTGCAGATACAGTTTAGCTACAAAAACAATCAAGCAAATCAAAgatttttggctttttaaagAAACTTCCACCAAATGTTTGTGTGTTCACTCTTCTAAAACACAATGCTGTGGTATctcagagtttctgaagtggcAGTGTAGGCACTGTACTCTTATGTTTCATTGAGTGCTCGTTCAAAACAGCTGTATGTTCTATATAAAACATGTTTACATAGTAAATGTACTTCCTGTAGACACAAAGAAATGTTAATGAATAACCATTCCCGCATTTCAAATtttgcagggctgtgggaaggaTCAGTGCATGACAAAATAGTTAATGTTCACCCACTTTCTGGCACATGAAATCTGTTACTACAACTAATCCcttaaagagaaaagaaaacattggAAACAAACTGGCACTGGCTGGTTCTactatgctttttttttttttgagaaactgTGAGATGCATATACATGGGAGAGGAACAGAGGAGGTATTCAGTGGAGAATGCCAGAAGGCATGGACTCCTTTTGGTAGGCAAGGCTGTTGGCTTTAATTGTATGTATTGTCTTGGATTCTCACCTTCAGAAAAAATGCCAGTTTGATCTCACATAGTATTCACTACCCATATTTATATCCTATTGCCTGAGGCCCAGGGAAGACAAACAACAGGCATTTTCCTTTCAATTTCTGTCTGAAAATCTATATGGCTTAaaagacttcttaaataagagaTCCTTATTGATCcttgaaattttttaaaaagcaaatatcaGTTGTTCTAACTTACAGTGCTGTCctgaaaaaacctcaaaaagaaaactaatttcTACTCTAGGCAAAGTTCTTccagaaacacaaagatattAAAGAATGTAGTTATTTGCTTTGTAGCTGTGAAGTCCCACACATGATCCTCACTTCCCTGCAATGTAAACCACTAAATTCACAAAATTCTGTTATATGGCAAATTTATCGGAACTGTGTGGCTCTTTCTTCCAGTCCCCTGAAAATACACAGGTTGAAAAAAGATGTACAGCTAGAAACCAACCCCCTTCAAGGGAAACTGAAACAGCGTGGGGAGGATCCTTACCAGAGTAAAGGATCTGCCCCAAAGAAGATAGAACAGGAACTGTTTACACCAGCCAGGAATCTGCTCTGCATCTGCTGACCAGTTTATGAAAAAAAAGGTGATACACCACACATGGACCAGATGCACTTATGAAGTGTAGGCAAAAAAAAGCTCTGCTGGGGATGTTCCAACATTTCTACACAAGATTTCACAGTGTACAAAAATCACATCATGTGAATGAAAATCTTTTCTAACTGCAACCTCTCTGTATGGTTTGAAATTGCTACCATGGACAAGGTTTTCTAAGGCCACCCAACAAGCATTGCTCAAGTAGCTCTTCTTCACAGGGCAGCATATGAGTAGCACATTTCAGTTACAACAGACTGAAAAATCATTACCACAGCAATAAGGCTGAGACCTTAGTGAAATTTTCCCTATAAACATATTTCTTGACAATTATGATTTTTGTTTGAAAGATATATATtgcttttgagaaaaaaaaaacttttttggTGCTCTCATACTTTTTATTTTAGGAATATTAATACTTATGTAAAAACCAATATtttgttaaattatttattaaatttgaaTAACTCATTCTTTTACATTACATAAGGAGAGGGGAAGCTGATGGACTTCTGACAAATTCCAAAACTCCTCAGCAAGTAGTGTGGAAAATGTGATGAACCACTATTTAACTATTAAAATGTTTGccgaaaatttttttttcagatgcatTCAATTTCTCCAAAAGTGATCTGaaacaaatgagaaaacaaGTTTCTACAGAAGACACATTAAAGAAACATATAAACAAAACTGATGAAATCAgaagaaaagtttatttttttatacaCAGCCTAAGAAAAGAGATAAGAAAGTGAATGTCAGCATGGAGTGCTATTTTGAATTACCAAACACTGCCACCATGTGTTCACTTCAAAAGCCATCAGGCTGCTTGAAAACCGCTAGATGGGATGTATTAAAAGATGAAGTAAATTACATTTGTGGCTCTATCTCTTACGTAAACGTTTCTGTATAATGCAGTAGTGATGACAACCCTAAGGTTTAAATTACTTTTAGTTGCTGGTGTTATGTTTGAATAAGAACACATGGTTCTGTTTCTAACCCTTCCTATCACCATTGAGGAGAGCACATCCTGGAGAATGACAAAGAACATAAAGAACAAGCTTTGTTTTCGCACACAGATGTCTAACCATAAAAGATATTTCATTGTGCAATGCCCACCTCAGAGAACTTGTAGTCGATCCTGTTGCTCCCTAGAAGGCACCAAAAATCACAAACACTGAAATGGCTTGAAGCtatgccaggagaggtttaggctggatattagaaaaatgtTCTCCATCCAGGTTTTTGGGTATCGGAatgggctccccagggaagtggtcacagaaccagcctgacagagttcaagaagcttTTGGACAGTGTTCTCAGGTACATGGTGTGACTCGTGGGGATGGTTCTGTGCAAGGCCTGGAGTTAACCTTGGACTCAGCTATCattatgggtcccttccaacttggTATATTCTGATAAATTGATGAATTGAACTTGGACTAACTTATGAGTCATCACTCCCTCATTAGCATTATCTAGgtaaacaaaataattcaaCACTTTTCCTCATGGGGTGCTGCAGCTTCCAAATCTTTATATAGATTTATAGATATTTAGATTTACTGTGTGAATGCCTCAAGGAAAACACAGACCCTGGGGAGCAAGGCCAACAATTAAATCAGATCCAACTAATACTTGGATGAAATACCACACttggaagaaaacattttttggtACAATTCTAGATATATCTAGATACATAGTAATTCCAAGCTTCTTTTGCTCTCAGGAATGCTGATTGTTCAGAGTTTAGACTCTTACATTCTAAAAGTGATTCTAAAGAGATGGCAAAGATGAGTAACTGAAGTGGAAAAATGAGTAACTGATAAAGGACAAACCAAATGACCTCCACAACATCTCTTGCCATTTGTTCTTCAATGTGCATTGTAGGATATACACTTATTCTACAGCTCTATTCCACAAGTCTTTtaacagcaggaaaaatccGTAAGCCCTGCATGCAAATGACATGCAGGGCTGTCATAAGCCATAAGCCCTGCATGCATAAGCCCTTCTGGTAAATGACAGCATCGAGTCAGAATAACTAACTGGATTGTCCCAGCCTGTTGCAGATTTGTTTAACAATAGATGGTAGCAGTGTTTCCATCAGAGAGCTTCAGAGGTaggaaaacaaactgaaaaagcatttttgaCAGAATTGCCAGAAATCCTTCATGCTTGTTGTCACAAACTTAGAGCAGCAAATCAAATCTGTGGCACTAATTAGGAAAGAAGAAACTGTCAATGTTAGGTAAAGCAAATGCAGTAAACTGAATGCAAGATCATTTAACCAAAGTTTAAATATAGCAACAAAAAGAGAACTTATGTTGTTGAAAATATACTTCTGCAGTCTATTAGGTGCCTTTTAGTACATGAATGCACTTTCaaaaggagaaagtgtgccagccaTTCATGTACTTTCAAAACATGACTGTGTGGTAATTTCTTGATCTTGTTCCTACAATGACTATATaaaacttaaattatttttgtcttaGAATACTTATCAACATCAAAGCATGTGTCATCGTAAGTGTGACTACCAAGACACACTTAGCAGAAGTTAATATATCCAAGCAAAGTCAGTGGGTACAAAATAAGCCTCCAAAAATACAATTAGGATCTGCTGACTCAGGCTTTTAAAAAAGCTGAACTTTTAGGCTTATACACTACATTAGACTAATTATTCTCCATTTCTAGATTTAACCTATTTTATCTAATTCAAACTTCTTGACATAGTTTATTTTCATGGCAACAAAAGAATTTTTGGGAAGTGACAAAGCTAAATTTCAAACACACACAATATATTTCAAGAGTAGCACAAAGGAAGCAAGATGATCTTAGTTTATATCCATCCCCTACaatgaacaaaacaaacaagtaaTTCTCAAGCTGTGATTTCCAGTCAAGAAACACTGCAAAGAAGCTTATTAAAATGTAACTTGAATCCTTTGTAGAGCCAAACATTCTCCAGACATTACCCTCTGATTTTACTCTCCATAGGAGAAAGCAAATGGAGAGATACTGGTGGTCTTCTGTGAATCTGTTCTTCAGCCTATGCATTCCTTTGAAGTTCTACTCTTTGGTGATGAAAAAGGGGgagaatttattttgaaaaactaAAATATTCAAATTAATATTGTGAGCAATAAGAGGGTAACTTTCTAAACCACAGCGAATACATGTCTGTGAGCATAGGCACCTGTGTTCACATTCATTCTGTATGAAATTAACTAACTAAATATGTTTTGGAACGAGAAGATGAAatttaacaaaacaaacaccCTGCAAAAGTATCCTTCTGTATCCATCCTGTTCCTTTAAATCCTCATCTATCAACAACTGCTACTGTGTTACCTGCTCTGCCTCAGAGTTCAGAGCAAGATCAGACTGTTTACAACTAATAACAACCACAGATGCCAATGAGCACTATTTTATGTTAAAAGTTCCTAATTTCTTAGCCTGTTGATCACAGTTTCTGACATAATAGCTGATgtattccaaaataaaaaattacttttctgatttaaaaattTCCAGAGCTTTTATTCACACTTTTTTCTTAGGTATTTTTCAGTACagtaagaaacaaaaaaaatacaaaaaaaatttaaaaatcaatgtaCAAAACACAAAGTATATTTACAGTAGAACTTGTATCATCCTGATTTAGTTCACAGTAAATCTTTTTCAGTGGATTTGACAAACAATCCATTCTCTGGAGCCTTGATAATTCATCTCCAGTATCAGCAAATACCTTCTGATAAAAAGAGTAAATTTTGCAtccaaaatttgaaaataactTATGAAATTTGTCTATGAAGTCTCTGTAACTGTTTAGATATAACAATGCCCAGACAATCGTAAGCCTATTTCATTCATGTAGCTAGATGCATCAACATTAGCTTTCTGTCACtgattttccttatttttatcaAAGTCTTCTTTGTAAGTTCCACGGTTTCATCCCACTTGTTTTTGTCAGGGCTTGTGTATGTCACCAAGTTCTCAGTATACTGCAAGACTGACTTCAAAAACCTATGAGAAATAACATTAGAGAAAAAACTCCTTTAaggatttaaaaagaaaaaaaaaaaaataaaaaaagaagagaagaaaattgcAATGCCTGACTTAAAGCTGCAAACATCTTCAAGTTTCCAAATCTCCCTCAAGAGGATTGGATGATCAGTACATTAAGTTTGTTCTACTTTTGGAGAACCACTCCCTCCCTCTCACACTAAGATGGGAAGATCTTCAGAACTGCAATTAACACCACCATAAAACGAACACAGTGACCAAATGTGTGAAAGAGTTTTCCCCAAATGGCTTCCTTTGCTTTCTTGATCAAATGTTTCACAATGTATGTGATATCCAACCAGCTGTTAATTAACACACAAAGAGTAAAGTCAGCAACATACTGAATGCAACTGTTACGTATTAATATTCCCTATCTACACTTCAAGAAAGTTATTTTAGCTCCTGAGTGAACATTGTCCAAGGGAAAATTATGACTATAATGATGAAAATTTCTACAGTACAGATCAAAATGGAATTGTAGGGCAATTCCTATTTTCATAAAGTAAATTTATGTACTCACTTTAGATACTGCTGATAATCAAAAGGATTCTTCTTACAAACTGAATGAATGCCGATTAGTTCCAGTGTAATCAATAGTAAGATGAGCCGCAACACTGGTGACAAAAATTTAAtgctagaaataaaataaaaatatttaaaaaacaaactaaaaccaaatcaagaagaaatcattattatttaaaaaaatattaagactTCTGCACCCAATCTAAATTTCTGGATATTGCAGagtcagggaggaaaaaagactATGAAATGTCCCTCAGCAAAAGGCAGTGCaaatcccagaaaaataaaaagactaTAAACTGAAAATGAAGGGGGAAGAGAAGGCAAACATCTAAGATTGCAAAGAAAAACTTGTGAGCACCCATTAATCCATAGATAATAAACTACAGTTCAACTGAATCACAAATGTGTATCATCAGGTGTCAGTTTAAGCTATATTTCTTAAATAATATGGTTAACATTTTTAGGAACATTACCTTGCCAGTAACACAATACTTATAACTCTGGAAAGCCCCTATGATTActaaaaaaataatggaatatTAAAATCTCTTCTATCTATAAAGACCTGATTCAGGTGTAGTGATAAAAACCAGTAAAATAAAGTAGATAAAATCTTCAAATCCATTAAACCTATTGCAGTCAGATAAAACTTGAATGGCATTTATACATCTAAATAGGAAAAGccagaaattagaaaaaaatacaatttaacaTTGAAGCAATACTTAATTTGAAAGCTTGCAATTTACAGTGGCATAATCTAGCAATGTCCCTTAAATTATTCTCCAGTTTGAGATTTTCTTGTTATTTCAATATTGCTACTTAATAGAAATTCTGGTTGACACTTGACTCTGAAATGGTTAACAAGAGCACGTGAACACTGTTGACTTTAAACTTCCAAGTGAACCCACGGAAAGGCAGCAAGAGCAGCGTGCAGCCATTCTCTCACAAATCTAACCACAGAGtaaagcaaaaccagcagcCAACCTGTTCAGCATTCGCCGATAGTTGTGCCTCTGGCGAGAACGCAGAGTCTTGTTAAGCCACTGCGCGTATCTCAGCCCAGCGCCGGCAATAACCTGTTGGGACACTTGATGGCACTGCGTGCTTATTTTGCGGAGTACCACCACTACTTCCAGGACAGGTCGTGGGGAATACAGCGTGCAAATGCGTGTATCACAAAGTTCGACCAGCAGCCTCCAAaacaggaaaggattttttaacGTCAATCTTTTGTTAGCTGGATTTAACATCGGATACATTTCATATTAAGTACGGTTCGACTCATCATGTTTTAATTCAGAAAACCTGGAAACAAACTGCCCTTACCTCATGACTGAAAAAAAGCAAGGATCTGTGTAGTAGGAGTAGTGATTGTGTTTTATATCACTTTATTGAATATAAATGCAAAACTGGTTATGATGAATATGTTTCTCATTTCAGATCAAAGAAACACAACCACAATAAACAAAACTGCCTGGCTGAAATGATACACTGAACACATCAAatcacagcagggctgtggttGAAGCCTCCCATCATAGCTCAACTCACAATGAATTAACCTCAACCATAATAAAACTCACTGAAACAAATGCTATTAATTAGTACTCCCATTAGTGTGTGGTCTTTCTTTTGGGCAGAACAAGAAGCAGACTTAACATTGCGTAAAATGCAGGTGGTGAGGCCATTTTTTAAATCAACACCACACCAGATCATGCTTTGTTGAAGTTCACAAATATCTTCCTGCTGTCATATCTGCTACACTAATGTGTCACACATCACTTGAAACACTCCGTTCTTATAAAAGTGTTTCTTAATCTCCCTCATGCTCAGTTTATCCCTGAGATAGCAAAACATTAATGACTTGGAGTGATAAAGGCAGAAAACTCTAAGAAAAGGTCTAACACACACATCAATAATTAGGCTTCTTTCTCCCAAATAATAAATCTGCAGACTGATGGGAAGGAAGCAGAAGACCCACACATTATATAAGTAAAGCAACACGTAGAATCCTCTTTGCTCTCTGCCACCCATGCCTAATGGGTTTGATTAGGAGTGTTTTGTTCCAACATATTCATTCAGTCATGGGACTCTTAAAGCTGCTCTAAGAGTGGCAATTAAAACtcaaattattttgattattaTTCCAAATCAGACATAATTGGAATTAACATACCTCCAAGTCTGACACCAAGTATAACAagacattttctctttctgaatCTTTATATTAAAGCAGGAAGAATAGAATTACATAGCAGCATATTGCCATTTTGAACACCACACATAGATGTGACACCAAGCACACTAAATGATTTTCTGATGCAGTTTTAGCACAAACCAGGCTAAAACCAACCTAATCTAGTAAGTACACAAATATTTAAAGTCTTTTGCTTTTGTGGTCTgaaaaaaaggggtttttttagtctAATTTCCAAGTAATATCTCTACTGTAATTCCAAAATATACGTCCTTATTTTGAAGATGATGTTCAGCTGCAATCCTAAAATTTTCAGATTAAATCAGCAACAACACTAGATAAGTGCATACAACATTTCAAGCATTTCCCTGCAAACAGGGACAGGATAATTTAGGTTTGAGAATTCTTACATTGGGCTGCAAGTAGaagctgacagcaggaaccaGGAGGGCATCAAACTCACCTCTCTGTTAGGACACCATTGATAGGATCATCTGAACTACAGCAATTCTGGGGCATATAATGCTGCAACTGAGATATAATTTCAGATATCATCAAAATTAAAGTATTAGCTTCAGCATTTCCTTCCAACCTTAaaaacaagagagaaaaaaataatatttgacACTATAAAATGGTTTAGTACTCATTATTTCTTAAATGGCATAGATCAAGATGCAGATTTTTTTGGATAGTAGTGTATTCAGCATTCACTATTATGCTCTCatgtaatttcttttccctctaCCTTACAAGcatgattttctttctccaacTAAAGCAACCTTTTCTCATTGTTAGCAATATTCAGAACCCCTCTTAATCCTCCATTCATAAAAAACCCACAGTATACTTATTATATGATAGATGCATTAAATTTTCTTCTCTCAGCTCTAAACAAGTTCGATATATCCTCCAGTGATGATATTAATGACTTCCTCCTTTTCAAATGATGATAGAATGCTACACTCTTTTTCTAACTAATATCTTATATAAAGTTTCCCACTGGTTACCAAGTCCTTTTCAGaataagaaattatttgctttttttataTCTGGTGATCTTATACAGCACATACATACCCTTTAATATTTTGTACTTGTTCCTCAGGCACTGTTTCCAATTCAGGCCACAAACAGATACTCTTCATACATTCCAGCACCTCAAAAACatataatgaaaaatgttttgtacACACTTTGACACACTTTTCTTAGTGGCCCATTTAGAAAAAAACTGCAACAGGCAGTAAGTTATTTGTTCACTAGTCATAACTGTGTAAGCCAACTTCATTTGTTAAGGGTTAGGTTAGGGCAAAACGTCTGGATGTACACTTCCATGCTAAAACATTATCTGAACAAACTAATTTAGTATtctatgtttttttaaaatataaaaaaattaactaaCATGTCTTTTGTAATAGTTTGCATGCTGTTGAAAAGTAAAAGAACTAGGTATGTCTACTTCAATCTCAAATCAATAGAGAAGCATCCTGAAGCAGTTCATTAAACTGATTGGCAGAGAACTACTATGACATTGGAAAGCAGATTAATCAGCTGaccttctgaaaaaaaatgctgtaaaaaaACTTAGTAATAGTCTAATACTGGAGACAGGACCTAACAGTGTTCCTGACATAAAAAAGCATACAGAGATTAAGAAAActacagaaaagcaaacactCAGGTAAGAATAAAGCTATTTACTGATCTAGAACACAAATATGGTATTAATTGCATTAACAGGAGTGTGCATAATTATATCTCATTTTAGCAACTGTGATTTCctttatattttgaaaaataaaccagaaaaaaagaaagtaagatCTGAACTTTTTTAGGACAATCAAAGCATAAAGAAACTAATTAGATAATTTTTGAGGATTGACAATTTTAAAGACCACAGTGGTGTCACAGATGGAAGTACCTACCTGTTTCTTGAGTCGGGAAATTGGATGAAATCGAGACTGGTAGCAACTTGCACAGTTCATCAGTGGTTTTATGACCATGTGTTCCTGATTTACAATATCACAGACAATACACAACAGTTTCTCTAAGCTGTCCTAATCATATACAGACTTAGACTTCATTTTATGCATGCCACCTATAGCACTGATATCACTGATGTTAAACACTTCAAAATGTCCAAGGGCTGAAAGAAGTAATCAGCACAGTGAGTGGTTAAAGCTTAATTTCACATATTTTAACTACGAAGCctgacagcagctgacagaaaaGCAACCAAGTATTCTAataaagcagcagcacacaatACATCTtgagaaactaaaaaaaagCTGCAACTAATAAATGGAAGGTTTATCTCATAGGTTGCTGCATGATATTGAAAGAAGGAATCTCAAATAGAAACAGGAAACTggggaaagcaaacaaaataatttctgattttgAGAAACATAGTGCTAGGCAAAAAGTGTTTACAAATTCATAGTGTAAGTATAGATACAAATAACACTTCCATTAGCAAGGCACTATTACTTACAGTGTCTCgggaaaataaaatctcagTAACTACACACTATATACCTCAGTGGGTGAGCCATAGATGTTCTACATACCTTTCAGATAATTCTGCAGATAAACAGGCTAGTTCATCAATACAATTTGACAAAATTAAGTGGAATCATTATAATTTATGGATTGACCTTTTGAATAAGGACTGGTTAAGCCAACAAATTAAGGTACAGCAAGAAAGGGTAACATTTTTGAAAACTTTCTATACTTATTTCACTACACAACTAGGCAAAACGATACTTTCACAATTTTTTACTTAGAGGAATATTTCATTTATGCAAAAAGCAGTTGTCAAGAAACAGTCATAAAACTCTATCTAAAATCATATTTGATAtccaaaataaccaaaaaaagaaatctaagaACAAAATATTGGTCCCTACCTTAAGAGAAAATATATCCTTATCTGAGAATCTGCAGAGAATAGTAATAGCAAATCCAAATATTTGGTTAGCTATTTCTCTGGGAAATGTTTCTAGATTGATCTCTCCATGGCTTAAACGATCTCTTATACGTGGGCCCTCCTGGTGGTTCAAGAAATCCCAAAGGAAGTCCTGTGGAAGCACACACCAACTATACAGAATTCTATTCTATGTGCATTCATACAGAATTGAACATATTCAGTGTATAGAGTATCTCTGAAAGACAAGTATGTGACCATGTCTAAATTATATGGATGTTCAGAcattcacaaaaaaaaccagtgCAAACTAAACATGTAACATACATTCTATACTGTGACAGTTAACAACAGATTTCCATCAGCTTTGTGTCCCAGGCCCTtcacagccccactgcctcTGGCAACAGGACAGTAACCTCAGATGTCCCCTATACTCTCAAAAGACCTCTAAACTCAGCCCCCCTAGTTTTCCTGCTCACAATCTCTTTGGGTAGTAAGATGCAGAATGTGCTCTGGTAGGTGTGAGCCACATTTTTGTGCTATCTGCCCAGAGAGTGTAAGGCCTGTCTCACAAGCAATCAGAAATAAGTTTTGAAATTTCCCTGCATGAGGCATCAGTTCTTCTCCTGCTCCATTCAGCTGAACTTCAGGAGTCTAAAGACAAATATCTCTGAGACACTtatatttcagaaagaaaactaGTCCCATAGCCTAATGCAATATAGCTTGTCAGGTATAACTTTTTATCCTCAACACTAAAAAAAGCTAGCAACCTTCTAAGGTTCTAAGCTGCTGGACATAAGCTATATGAAATAAGGGAGCATTAGGCATATCATAAGATTATTATTAAGTGAAACAAACAATCAAAAGACAATGATGACAAAACCCTAGAACACTTTCAAAACACTTTCCATGGCAGGCTCCTCAAGAACTACAGGTAGATGGTTGACTTCTTCATTATCCAAATGCTTTGCTAGCATCTAGAAAAAATTTGAATAGAAACTTATTAAATTATTGAAGACATACAATCAAAGAAGAAACACCAACTAAAGTAGTTTTCCTAATCTGATATTACTTCTGCCGTTCTAGAATCAAGATGCCTAATTATTACTGACAAACAACTTGAAATAATCCAATCAACTTGTAAAATTGAGGATTTATGCTGGcaatatttatttgtatttattttgaatAACTGAATCTAGGAAATATAGCAGAATGTTTGTTTCTGAGGAGTGATGAATTTCAAGATaaaaacatttagaaaaaatTGTCTCTGCATTACAATTTGTATGAATTTTGATATTTGCTGGAGCATTCCAAATTTAAAGTGTTTACTGCCTGCCAtcttttatttggaaaaaaaaattagaaataataCCATATTCAACAAAAGAAAGTGAATTCTTAGTAATAGGAAATATGCATGGTTTAAATTTTGACActgatatatattttaaaaaaatcacagtacCTCATCGAAAGTGGTGTAGAGAGCAGAAGACtagaacaaaaaacaaacaatattATTTGGTTTACAAACAAAATCAATTAACCAGTCATGTATATAAAACTTAAGTTTATTCATTTGCATGGGACACCAGAGGTGCATGAATAGCAAAAAAGTCCCCTTATGAATGAAAAAAAGGCACTTTGGGATTTTATGTTgagttttttaaaacaaatatacCATGTCCCACTTTTCACCCTAAACTACTGTTTCTGAACTTTAATCTTCTACTACATTTTCAGTACTTTTTAGAggcagatatttaaaaaaatattaaaggcaTTAATGAATCTCAACTGGTGATTTGTAAATAATGTTCCAAAATTGACAAATTCTGTGGGGTAAATCTGTAAATTGTTACAGACACTACACTTCTAGAATAACTCTTTTGCAAATATAGTAAGCACTAAACCATAATTGACTTTAGACAAAAGTTTACCTCTGCTGTTAGCAACCTATTTGGACATTTATTAGTTGTAGTGAAAAGCAATCTAAGCCCAGCTTCCAGCTGAGGAAGTAAGAGAATCACACTGTCAGCATACCTGAAAAAGTAACAGAGATATCCAAAGGGTGTTTTTATTCCTTATAAATATAAACCATTTTAGATCTACAGTCTCGGACCAAACAACCTGACAAaattactttgtaatgcacttTGTAAACAAACAATAAATGACTACCTGTGTCAAATAGAAACTGACCACTGAATTCAAGCTCAGAGATGATAATAACTCACAAAAGGATGGAGCATgtgagaggaaaacaaaacaatacactttttttaaaaatccaaaatatGTGTCATTTAACATATGGTGATTTATTTCCACTTGCTTTGTAAACCTCTCCTTTTTTGCTACATCTCCAACAGCTCTTTTTGGGCTTCAAAATACGGTTTATAATCTTAGTTGGCACAAAACAAAGCCATAACTCAAACTTTCCAAGAGATCACCATAAC
The genomic region above belongs to Passer domesticus isolate bPasDom1 chromosome 3, bPasDom1.hap1, whole genome shotgun sequence and contains:
- the ERMARD gene encoding endoplasmic reticulum membrane-associated RNA degradation protein isoform X3, with amino-acid sequence MSISIHMALPDSVTTCLSQPVHYAICKLGFEKKDTYDINNILSGNEEVCWQAVTEHVCYLESDQSVDYIKSIRSFGPVCESVNSYFKSLTKEQFVIQYVSCFHWTNCTEVFLDMFDVLQSTQATEVALGLMKLTSCLERALGDVYLLKGNDCPFLLRDLLASEQLADVFGQAVMNVLRVFIGSPHGLNLRNVLWHGFVSPQEIPTKYCAMLLFLTAGLGQLLQTYLLQTKGVLVHRSYLIFSSLEEFDAFPDLNNEILSIAEELVKLSHFVLKIMVPFWIAALTAFKQSRYADSVILLLPQLEAGLRLLFTTTNKCPNRLLTAESSALYTTFDEMLAKHLDNEEVNHLPVVLEEPAMDFLWDFLNHQEGPRIRDRLSHGEINLETFPREIANQIFGFAITILCRFSDKDIFSLKVLECMKSICLWPELETVPEEQVQNIKGLEGNAEANTLILMISEIISQLQHYMPQNCCSSDDPINGVLTERLLVELCDTRICTLYSPRPVLEVVVVLRKISTQCHQVSQQVIAGAGLRYAQWLNKTLRSRQRHNYRRMLNSIKFLSPVLRLILLLITLELIGIHSVCKKNPFDYQQYLKFLKSVLQYTENLVTYTSPDKNKWDETVELTKKTLIKIRKISDRKLMLMHLAT
- the ERMARD gene encoding endoplasmic reticulum membrane-associated RNA degradation protein isoform X2, whose product is MALPDSVTTCLSQPVHYAICKLGFEKKDTYDINNILSGNEEVCWQAVTEHVCYLESDQSVDYIKSIRSFGPVCESVNSYFKSLTKEQFVIQYVSCFHWTNCTEVFLDMFDVLQSTQATEVALGLMKLTSCLERALGDVYLLKGNDCPFLLRDLLASEQLADVFGQAVMNVLRVFIGSPHGLNLRNVLWHGFVSPQEIPTKYCAMLLFLTAGLGQLLQTYLLQTKGVLVHRSYLIFSSLEEFDAFPDLNNEILSIAEELVKLSHFVLKIMVPFWIAALTAFKQSRYADSVILLLPQLEAGLRLLFTTTNKCPNRLLTAESSALYTTFDEMLAKHLDNEEVNHLPVVLEEPAMDFLWDFLNHQEGPRIRDRLSHGEINLETFPREIANQIFGFAITILCRFSDKDIFSLKEHMVIKPLMNCASCYQSRFHPISRLKKQVLECMKSICLWPELETVPEEQVQNIKGLEGNAEANTLILMISEIISQLQHYMPQNCCSSDDPINGVLTERLLVELCDTRICTLYSPRPVLEVVVVLRKISTQCHQVSQQVIAGAGLRYAQWLNKTLRSRQRHNYRRMLNSIKFLSPVLRLILLLITLELIGIHSVCKKNPFDYQQYLKFLKSVLQYTENLVTYTSPDKNKWDETVELTKKTLIKIRKISDRKLMLMHLAT
- the ERMARD gene encoding endoplasmic reticulum membrane-associated RNA degradation protein isoform X4 → MSISIHMALPDSVTTCLSQPVHYAICKLGFEKKDTYDINNILSGNEEVCWQAVTEHVCYLESDQSVDYIKSIRSFGPVCESVNSYFKSLTKEQFVIQYVSCFHWTNCTEVFLDMFDVLQSTQATEVALGLMKLTSCLERALGDVYLLKGNDCPFLLRDLLASEQLADVFGQAVMNVLRVFIGSPHGLNLRNVLWHGFVSPQEIPTKYCAMLLFLTAGLGQLLQTYLLQTKGVLVHRSYLIFSSLEEFDAFPDLNNEILSIAEELVKLSHFVLKIMVPFWIAALTAFKQSRYADSVILLLPQLEAGLRLLFTTTNKCPNRLLTAESSALYTTFDEMLAKHLDNEEVNHLPVVLEEPAMDFLWDFLNHQEGPRIRDRLSHGEINLETFPREIANQIFGFAITILCRFSDKDIFSLKEHMVIKPLMNCASCYQSRFHPISRLKKQVLECMKSICLWPELETVPEEQVQNIKGLEGNAEANTLILMISEIISQLQHYMPQNCCSSDDPINGVLTESIKFLSPVLRLILLLITLELIGIHSVCKKNPFDYQQYLKFLKSVLQYTENLVTYTSPDKNKWDETVELTKKTLIKIRKISDRKLMLMHLAT